From a single Eleginops maclovinus isolate JMC-PN-2008 ecotype Puerto Natales chromosome 18, JC_Emac_rtc_rv5, whole genome shotgun sequence genomic region:
- the LOC134879758 gene encoding general transcription factor II-I repeat domain-containing protein 2A-like, producing MAEKRKRTYYFHGEWEQEFFFTTVKDACVCLICRATVAIPKRHNVERHFKTCHASYHANYPPGSALRVEKVSELKAGLCKQQSFFTRPAKKSQKATEASFRATEHLIKKKKAFTDGDLFKETMMIVLNTVLKDEKYGKEVLSSVADVQMGASTMVRRVTAMSDNLTDQLDQDLRECRWFSIQCDESIDSSSTAQLMMFVRMVFQDFSTKEELLTLLPLKTSTRGVDIYNAVKEFFNNRNIPLEKLVSITTDGAPAMTGRHAGFIALCKSDPAFPKFVQYHCIIHQQALCAKVIGFEHVMTPVVRIINSIRSKAKQHRSFKVMLAELSAEYGDLLLHTDIRWLSRGRILLRFLSLLREIKDFMKSRDEDTSLLEDVAWLLDLAFLTDITGKLNNLNCALQGKGKTVADMISALNAFKAQMSIFSAHLQRKKVLHFPSLQMVLNDNTSASEIFGNAAEKYTQVINRVGQEFENRFCDIDKLEPCVSFVSNPFINVDTTSIAEQLSAMFSLDAGQVEIEIVTLQNDIRLKAHQAAANFWGLVDTEKYSGLCTAAMKVASLFGSTYLCESAFSDMNFIKNEHRTRLTDAHLQDSLRLAVSNYSPDYEALVASMQCQASH from the exons atggcagaaaaaagaaagagaacgtATTATTTTCACGGTGAATGGgagcaagagtttttttttaccactgtaaAAGATGCCTGCGTGTGTCTCATTTGCCGGGCGACTGTGGCGATACCAAAGCGGCACAATGTTGAGAGGCATTTCAAGACCTGTCACGCAAGCTACCATGCTAACTACCCACCGGGCAGCGCACTACGAGTGGAAAAAGTAAGTGAGCTAAAGGCAGGATTGTGCAAGCAACAGTCTTTTTTCACAAGACCAGCTAAAAAATCTCAGAAAGCTACCGAAGCCTCgttcagagcaacagaacacctgataaagaagaagaaggcatttACAGATGGAGACCTTTTCAAGGAAACGATGATGATAGTTCTGAACACTGTGCTTAAAGACGAGAAATATGGGAAGGAAGTGCTCTCTTCTGTAGCTGATGTTCAAATGGGGGCAAGCACAATGGTCAGGAGAGTGACAGCAATGTCCGACAACTTGACTGATCAGCTGGACCAGGATCTCAGGGAGTGCAGGTGGTTCAGCATCCAATGTGATGAGTCCatcgacagcagcagcacggcgcAGCTGATGATGTTTGTTCGGATGGTGTTTCAAGATTTCTCTACAAAAGAGGAACTTCTCACACTACTCCCCCTAAAAACCAGCACAAGGGGGGTTGATATCTACAACGCGGTGAAGGAgtttttcaacaacagaaacataccaCTGGAAAAGCTGGTGTCGATTACCACCGATGGGGCTCCTGCGATGACCGGACGGCATGCAGGGTTCATCGCGCTCTGTAAAAGCGACCCAGCGTTCCCGAAATTCGTACAGTACCACTgcatcattcaccagcaggccttATGTGCAAAG gtgatcGGCTTCGAGCACGTAATGACTCCTGTTGTGAGGATCATAAACAGCATCCGTTCCAAAGCTAAACAACACCGAAGTTTCAAGGTGATGTTGGCGGAGCTGTCGGCTGAATATGGGGACCTGCTTCTCCACACGGACATCCGATGGCTCAGCAGAGGACGGATTCTGCTCCGGTTTTTGTCGCTGTTGAGGGAGATCAAAGATTTTATGAAATCTAGAGACGAAGACACATCGCTGCTGGAGGACGTTGCGTGGCTACTAGACCTGGCATTTCTGACGGACATTACTGGAAAACTGAACAATCTGAACTGTGCGCTGCAAGGCAAAGGTAAGACTGTTGCCGACATGATCAGTGCTTTAAATGCGTTTAAAGCACAGATGAGCATTTTCTCTGcgcatttacagagaaaaaaggtgctgcacttCCCCTCTTTGCAGATGGTGCTGAACGACAATACCTCTGCGTCTGAGATTTTTGGCAACGCTGCCGAAAAATACACTCAAGTCATAAACAGGGTTGGGCAAGAGTTTGAGAATAGGTTTTGTGACATTGATAAACTTGAGCCATGTGTGTCGTTCGTTTCGAATCCATTTATAAACGTGGACACAACGTCCATTGCTGAGCAACTAAGTGCAATGTTCAGCTTGGATGCTGGGCAGGtggaaatagaaatagtgaCACTGCAGAATGACATTCGCCTCAAAGCCCACCAGGCTGCAGCAAACTTTTGGGGCCTTGTTGATACTGAAAAGTACAGTGGTCTGTGCACAGCAGCAATGAAGGTTGCCAGTCTGTTTGGGTCTACCTATCTTTGTGAATCagccttttctgacatgaatttcATAAAAAACGAACACAGAACACGGCTCACTGATGCACATCTGCAAGACTCACTCAGACTTGCAGTGTCAAATTACAGCCCAGATTACGAGGCCCTGGTTGCCAGCATGCAATGCCAGGCTTCCCATTAA